The Carnobacterium sp. 17-4 genome has a window encoding:
- a CDS encoding sugar ABC transporter substrate-binding protein yields MGKYKRFVSLIGAITLGLTLAGCGPSESSGTESDTTNKKNNNDYDLLIWEDVDKSEGIEEAVAKFEEENDVTIEVVEKAYASQNEDLRLDGPAGTGPDVVTIPGDQVGTLVTEGLLKELEVGEDIQSLYTESAMQSQIVDGKVYGLPKAVETTVLYYNKDIIAEEDVPTDIDGWFDLSKELTKEDNYGLLALWDQIYYAQSVLGGYGSYVFGQDADGNYDVSDIGINNKGAIEGAEYIQKFYSEGLFPTGIIGEQGISVLDSLFSEGKAAAVISGPWNLGPYKDAGINYGVMALPKLSNGENMSSFIGVKSYNVSSYSENAELAQEFVTFLANEENSKVRYEKTLEVPAIQSLATDPAVLENESSQAVAEQSQYSELTPNIPEMNEVWTPVDSALQTIATEKSTPKEALTQAVETIKGQIEANHSGN; encoded by the coding sequence ATGGGAAAGTATAAAAGATTTGTTAGCTTAATTGGGGCTATTACATTGGGATTAACGTTAGCTGGTTGTGGGCCAAGCGAAAGTTCCGGTACTGAATCAGATACAACTAATAAAAAAAATAATAATGATTATGATTTACTTATTTGGGAAGATGTAGATAAGTCCGAAGGTATTGAAGAAGCTGTTGCAAAATTTGAAGAAGAAAATGATGTGACAATTGAAGTAGTTGAAAAAGCATATGCTTCTCAAAATGAAGATTTACGTTTAGATGGACCAGCAGGAACGGGTCCTGATGTTGTTACTATTCCAGGAGATCAAGTAGGAACTTTAGTAACTGAAGGATTATTAAAAGAGTTAGAAGTTGGAGAGGACATTCAATCTCTTTACACAGAATCAGCTATGCAATCACAAATTGTAGACGGCAAAGTATATGGATTACCTAAAGCAGTTGAAACGACTGTTCTTTATTATAATAAAGATATTATTGCTGAAGAAGACGTTCCAACGGATATAGATGGTTGGTTTGATTTGTCTAAAGAGTTAACAAAAGAGGATAATTATGGATTATTAGCTTTGTGGGATCAAATATATTATGCACAAAGTGTTTTAGGTGGTTACGGTAGTTATGTTTTTGGACAAGATGCTGATGGAAATTATGATGTTTCTGATATTGGTATCAACAATAAAGGCGCAATTGAAGGGGCAGAATATATCCAAAAATTCTATAGTGAAGGGTTATTTCCAACAGGTATAATCGGAGAGCAAGGAATTAGTGTTTTAGATTCTCTTTTCTCAGAAGGAAAAGCAGCGGCTGTTATTTCAGGACCTTGGAATTTAGGACCGTATAAAGATGCTGGAATTAACTATGGTGTTATGGCATTACCTAAACTTTCAAATGGTGAAAATATGAGTTCATTTATTGGAGTGAAGAGCTACAACGTTAGTTCATATTCTGAAAATGCAGAATTAGCACAAGAATTTGTAACATTCCTAGCAAATGAAGAAAATTCAAAAGTTCGCTATGAAAAAACTTTAGAGGTACCTGCTATACAGTCTTTAGCTACTGATCCTGCAGTATTAGAAAATGAAAGTTCACAAGCCGTGGCAGAACAATCTCAATACTCAGAATTAACACCAAATATTCCTGAAATGAATGAAGTTTGGACGCCGGTAGACTCAGCGCTACAAACAATCGCAACGGAAAAATCTACGCCTAAAGAAGCTTTAACACAAGCCGTTGAAACGATAAAAGGACAAATAGAAGCAAATCATAGTGGGAATTAA
- a CDS encoding LacI family DNA-binding transcriptional regulator encodes MATIKEVALESGYSIATVSRVLNNDPKLSVGDETREKIFEAADKLNYRKKIVQPQVKNIAFLYWLTDKEELEDVYFKQIRLEIETLAKKNNIELITYKITEGIKSIPTNIEGFIAIGGFSSKELAHLRKLTSCGVFLDTAPDPDHYDSVRPDLIRITERAIDFFIDKGHTEIGFIGGSYHNPDTDEDEMDIRERKFRRYLENKNLLKEEYIFSKRRFSVDSGYELMNQAITELGDNLPTAFFIAADPIAVGCLQALNEIGIAIPDRVSMISMNNISVTKYISPPLTTYAIDTHEMCKNAIELLLERIIEKRRIVKTVILGANLIIRKST; translated from the coding sequence ATGGCGACTATAAAAGAAGTTGCACTGGAATCCGGTTATTCTATCGCCACTGTTTCGCGGGTATTAAATAATGACCCAAAATTATCTGTTGGGGATGAAACAAGAGAAAAAATATTTGAAGCAGCCGATAAATTAAATTACCGAAAAAAAATAGTGCAACCTCAAGTAAAGAATATTGCTTTTCTTTATTGGTTGACAGATAAAGAAGAACTTGAAGATGTTTATTTTAAGCAAATACGTTTAGAAATTGAAACATTAGCTAAAAAAAATAATATTGAACTTATAACTTATAAAATTACTGAAGGAATCAAAAGTATCCCAACTAACATTGAAGGATTTATAGCTATAGGTGGTTTTTCTTCTAAGGAATTAGCTCACTTAAGAAAATTGACATCGTGTGGAGTGTTTTTAGATACTGCCCCAGATCCTGATCACTATGATTCAGTCCGACCAGATCTTATACGTATAACCGAACGAGCAATTGATTTCTTCATTGATAAAGGTCATACAGAAATTGGATTTATAGGTGGAAGTTATCATAATCCTGATACAGATGAAGATGAAATGGATATTCGAGAACGGAAGTTTAGACGTTATTTAGAGAATAAAAATTTATTAAAGGAAGAATATATCTTTAGTAAACGTAGATTCTCTGTAGATTCAGGCTATGAACTAATGAATCAAGCAATCACTGAACTTGGAGATAACTTGCCTACTGCATTTTTTATTGCTGCTGATCCAATTGCTGTTGGTTGTCTGCAAGCTTTAAATGAAATCGGGATAGCTATTCCTGATCGTGTGAGTATGATCAGTATGAATAATATCAGTGTAACAAAATATATTTCGCCTCCATTAACTACGTATGCTATAGATACTCATGAAATGTGCAAAAATGCCATTGAGTTATTATTAGAACGAATTATAGAAAAACGTCGTATTGTAAAAACCGTTATTTTGGGCGCAAATTTAATTATTCGAAAAAGTACCTAA
- a CDS encoding LacI family DNA-binding transcriptional regulator has protein sequence MVTIKDIAHKAGVAKSTVSRYLNGGSVSKKTKAKLDQIVSETGYTPNTFAQSLKAKKTNMIGTIIPRLDSFATNTILASIDEELRNKHYQLIITNTNQNVEHEVENIYTLAKQKVDGIILLATVVTQAHRKAIEDVNIPVLLLGQSAEGLNTIVHQEYEAGFKMGSYATELGHKTFLYFTVLEEDEAVGQLRSKGVIDALNSSPGTTVEVVETNFSFSKAYEKAMGVLTETMATYILCATDNIALAVMKAAHTLGLSIPTDFSLSGFGGYEVTSIVTPTITTVKYPYEKLGSVSVANLIELIEGEDKIITIELPNELIARESTIQLTSKTP, from the coding sequence ATGGTGACCATAAAAGATATCGCTCATAAAGCAGGAGTAGCTAAAAGTACGGTTTCAAGGTATTTGAATGGCGGATCCGTTAGTAAAAAAACAAAAGCTAAGTTAGATCAAATTGTTAGTGAAACCGGCTATACACCGAATACTTTTGCGCAAAGTTTAAAAGCGAAAAAGACCAATATGATAGGTACCATCATTCCACGACTAGATTCCTTCGCAACAAATACGATATTGGCTAGCATCGATGAAGAACTAAGAAATAAACACTATCAATTAATTATTACAAATACAAATCAAAATGTTGAACATGAAGTTGAAAATATTTATACTCTGGCCAAACAAAAAGTAGATGGCATCATTTTATTGGCGACGGTTGTGACTCAAGCACATAGAAAAGCGATCGAAGACGTCAATATTCCGGTTTTGCTGTTGGGACAATCTGCAGAAGGATTAAATACGATTGTTCATCAAGAGTATGAAGCTGGGTTTAAGATGGGAAGTTATGCAACTGAATTAGGTCATAAAACCTTTTTGTACTTTACCGTTCTTGAAGAAGATGAGGCAGTAGGACAGTTGAGATCAAAAGGTGTTATAGATGCGTTGAACAGCTCTCCAGGTACAACTGTTGAAGTTGTCGAAACAAATTTTTCTTTTTCAAAAGCGTATGAAAAGGCGATGGGTGTATTGACAGAAACGATGGCTACGTACATTTTGTGTGCGACTGATAATATCGCGTTAGCCGTTATGAAAGCTGCGCACACATTAGGACTGAGTATTCCGACTGACTTCTCATTATCCGGCTTTGGCGGTTATGAAGTTACTTCCATCGTTACACCAACTATTACAACTGTGAAATATCCATATGAAAAATTGGGTTCAGTTTCAGTGGCGAACCTTATTGAATTAATTGAAGGCGAAGATAAAATAATTACTATCGAATTGCCAAATGAATTGATTGCTAGAGAATCAACTATTCAGTTAACTAGTAAAACTCCTTAA
- a CDS encoding ROK family protein, which translates to MMYGAIEAGGTKFVCAVSDKQLEIKERVSIPTTTPEETLKQVFDFFDQYTLTAIGIGSFGPIDVNEKSATYGYVTSTPKTAWKNFDFLGAVKQRYGIPVAWTTDVNAAAYGELKKGSAQGTESCLYLTVGTGIGGGAVVDGKLLSGFGHPEMGHLLVSMHPDDDFEGVCPYHGNCLEGVAAGPAIEKRYGKKGYELAEDKKVWEIEAFYLAQALVNYTLILSPEKIILGGGVMKQNQLLSLIKEQFAQLMAGYVATPSLDEYIVTPELKDNAGIMGCLLMAIEEK; encoded by the coding sequence ATGATGTATGGTGCAATTGAAGCAGGCGGAACAAAGTTTGTCTGTGCAGTGAGCGATAAACAATTAGAGATAAAAGAACGTGTAAGTATTCCTACTACTACACCAGAAGAAACCCTTAAACAAGTTTTTGACTTTTTTGATCAGTACACATTAACTGCTATTGGAATTGGATCTTTCGGACCAATTGATGTTAATGAAAAATCAGCTACATATGGATATGTAACATCGACTCCAAAAACCGCATGGAAGAATTTTGATTTCTTAGGAGCAGTTAAACAGAGATACGGTATTCCCGTTGCTTGGACGACAGATGTAAATGCAGCCGCTTACGGAGAACTTAAAAAAGGAAGCGCACAAGGAACGGAAAGTTGCCTTTACCTAACAGTTGGTACCGGAATCGGCGGCGGAGCTGTTGTTGACGGGAAATTACTAAGCGGTTTTGGACATCCTGAGATGGGGCATCTGTTGGTCAGCATGCACCCTGATGATGATTTTGAAGGAGTTTGTCCTTATCATGGAAATTGTTTAGAAGGTGTTGCTGCAGGCCCAGCTATTGAAAAACGCTATGGAAAAAAAGGGTATGAGTTAGCAGAAGATAAAAAAGTCTGGGAGATAGAAGCGTTCTATTTAGCACAAGCTCTAGTGAATTATACATTGATTCTTAGTCCGGAAAAAATCATTTTGGGCGGAGGCGTTATGAAACAAAATCAATTGCTCTCTTTGATCAAAGAACAATTTGCTCAATTGATGGCTGGTTACGTTGCGACACCTTCTTTAGATGAGTACATTGTAACTCCAGAACTTAAAGATAATGCAGGAATAATGGGTTGCTTATTGATGGCTATTGAAGAAAAATAA